A region of the Bacillota bacterium genome:
GGCAGCCGGTGCCCTGGGCTCAGTGCTGCCCGACGTCGACCATCCCGGCTCGTTCCTCGGCCGCTACGTGCCCTGGCCGGCGGTGACCGTGCCCAACCACCGCACCGGCTTCGTCGCCACCGGCCGGCGATGGTTCGGCGGCCGCGTGATCTGGCATCGGGGCGAGACGCACTCCCTCGGCGCTGCGCTGGCCGCCGGGGTGCTCTCCTTGGCCGGAGGCCTCGCCTTGGACCAAGGCGTTCCTTGGGCCGCCTGGCTCGCCCTCGCGG
Encoded here:
- a CDS encoding metal-dependent hydrolase — its product is MRGEIHLLVGAALAAPFLHLGAPAAALAAGALGSVLPDVDHPGSFLGRYVPWPAVTVPNHRTGFVATGRRWFGGRVIWHRGETHSLGAALAAGVLSLAGGLALDQGVPWAAWLALA